One genomic segment of Sminthopsis crassicaudata isolate SCR6 chromosome 4, ASM4859323v1, whole genome shotgun sequence includes these proteins:
- the LOC141566274 gene encoding uncharacterized protein LOC141566274, producing the protein MVENNKLTGKISELEKMLDELRKQKFQVEQELPRVKAAAENELRKQQRNVEDIALKKIKAESEAKQYRYELENIVKEKIAAEQELERVKKLTSEAEAKRAVVEENLRNFRQQLEEHTITRRTLEDRLKRKDTSLSDLEHQKSILMAELRRKKESEEELLKLIKQMEGDLAFQKKVAEKQLQEKQKIESEARRKITEIQLSCGESILPTCAIIQDKQGKQKADELKHQVHELTVANKKAEKEVGELKYELNALQLQKLSSEEKARLLKEKLDETNNTLRCLKLELEKKNQVEQSYSRQLKDLSRQLNQTTDKAQEVMQEANDLKKIKHHYQVELENLHQEKGKLKREVDHITQAQALAEMNIQHLNSKVSTLQHEKALAEERARTCLGKSEHIRTEIFDKSHEQLLQNMKAEKENNEKIQKLNEDLEKSNESAEMLKQKVDELTRQNNETKLMMQRIQSDSEKIVLEKQTIQQKCEILKNQANSFKEQLRNTNEHLHKQTKTEQDFIRKIKCLEEDLAKTQSLVNEFKQKCDQQDIIIQNTEKEVRNLSAELSASKEEKRLGEKKVQFQEAQVQELNNRLKKVQNELHLKTIEEQMAHQKMVLFQEESAKFKRSAEEFRKKVEKLMDSKVITENDLSGIKLDFVSLQRENCIAQENAKLYETDIKELEGRLQQYREQMQQGKNMEAHHYQKCRKLEEELMAQKHEVANLKQKMDQQIKEHEHQLILLQSEIQKKKLTKDCSFKPDFERKVNEYKYYGDLSSRGIEQLQQKAQSPLMSWESKGFPSEQLDDKRLHKGAQQIAKEVQFRLPRATLEEEKSQQCYSEYFSQTSTELQITFDETNPITRLSEKIRDKALYNSVSPVKYQDDISEMELVKLMKPLEIAKNKQYDMHVEVTTLKQEKDLVPDHEERILEIFRTSDGFKKELPKLNSTNLEQENFHSVNRNYECSDKDNEFKFQGLQHMVTARQLVEVKLLDMGTLEQLRLGLKSVEDIQKSLSKFLTKSTAIAGLYLESTKERMTFTLAAKKIIIDKALALAFLEAQAATGFIIDPISGQKYSVENAFIKGIVDNEFKNQLLEAEKAVLGYLHGSKKLSVFQAIESRLLERKKGKHILEAQVACGGVIDPVRSVRVPPEIAVQLGLLNNAILQFLHEPSSNTRAFPNPNNKQALYYSELLRMCVFDIDSKCFLLPYGERKISNLSVEKAQKISVVDIKTGAELTAFEAFQRNLIEKNTYFELSRQQYQWKEATFFDSCGKTSHLLTDVKTGLQFSISEAVEQGVIDRALVKKCQEGIITTTELADTLLSKLVPKKDLNSPVAGYWLSDSGERISVLKASRRNLIDRITALRCLEAQVSTGGIIDPLTGKKFRVTEALHKGLIDESFAQQLRQCEVVFRGITHPVTNQPMSMVEAMSTSIQNIELGIRCLEFQYLTGGLIHPQSHTRLSIEEALKEGILDVLTASKLKDQKPHVRDIICSKTKRKLTYKEALEKADFDFHTGLRLLEASEPLMSGISSLYYSS; encoded by the exons ATGGTGGAGAACAACAAACTCACAGGAAAGATTAGTGAGTTAGAGAAAATGTTAGATGAGCTAAGAAAGCAGAAATTCCAGGTAGAACAAGAACTCCCCAGGGTAAAGGCAGCTGCAGAAAATGAGCTGAGAAAGCAGCAGAGAAATGTGGAAGATATtgctttaaagaaaataaaggctGAGAGCGAAGCAAAACAATATCGCTATGAACTTGAGAACATTGTGAAGGAGAAGATAGCAGCAGAACAAGAGTTAGAGCGTGTGAAGAAGCTGACATCAGAGGCAGAAGCAAAGAGAGCTGTGGTGGAGGAAAACCTCAGGAATTTCCGGCAGCAGTTAGAGGAGCATACAATTACTAGAAGGACCTTGGAAGACCGTCTTAAAAGGAAAGACACAAGTctcagtgatttggagcatcagAAAAGCATATTGATGGCAGaactaagaagaaaaaaggagagtgaGGAAGAACTCTTGAAACTGATAAAGCAAATGGAAGGAGACCTTGCGTTTCAAAAGAAAGTTGCAGAAAAGCAGTtgcaagaaaagcagaaaatcgAATCTGAAGCCAggagaaaaataacagaaatccAGCTTTCTTGTGGAGAAAGTATATTGCCAACTTGTGCAATAATACAGGATAaacaaggaaaacagaaagctgaTGAACTGAAGCATCAAGTCCATGAACTTACTGTTGCCAACAAAAAGGCTGAAAAGGAGGTAGGAGAACTAAAATATGAGCTGAATGCCCTTCAACTTCAAAAGTTATCATCTGAGGAAAAGGCTCGTTTGCTCAAAGAAAAGTTAGATGAAACAAATAACACATTAAGGTGCCTTAAATtggaattggagaagaaaaaccAAGTAGAACAGAGCTACTCTAGACAGTTAAAAGACCTTAGTAGGCAATTGAACCAAACTACGGATAAAGCTCAAGAAGTAATGCAAGAAGCTAAtgacttaaagaaaataaaacatcattATCAAGTGGAATTGGAAAATCTCCACCAAGAAAAGGGGAAGCTGAAAAGAGAAGTGGACCACATCACTCAAGCTCAGGCACTAGCTGAAATGAACATTCAACATTTGAATTCCAAGGTCTCCACTCTCCAGCACGAGAAGGCATTAGCTGAAGAAAGAGCAAGAACCTGTCTAGGGAAATCAGAACATATCCGGacagaaatatttgacaaaagtCATGAACAATTACTTCAAAAtatgaaagcagaaaaagaaaataatgaaaaaatccaGAAACTTAATGAAGACTTGGAAAAAAGTAACGAGTCAGCGGAGATGTTAAAACAGAAAGTGGATGAGCTCACTAGACagaataatgaaacaaaattgaTGATGCAGAGAATTCAATCAGACTCAGAGAAAATTGTGCTGGAGAAGCAAACTATTCAGCAAAAATGTGAGATCCTAAAAAATCAGGCAAACAGTTTTAAAGAACAGCTCCGTAACACAAATGAACACTTGcacaagcagacaaaaacagaacaaGACTTCATTAGGAAAATCAAATGTCTGGAAGAAGACTTGGCAAAAACGCAAAGTCTGGTTAATGAATTTAAGCAGAAGTGTGACCAGCAGGACATTATTATCCAGAATACTGAGAAGGAGGTTAGAAATCTGAGTGCTGAACTGAGTGCatctaaagaggaaaaaagacttGGTGAGAAGAAGGTCCAGTTCCAGGAAGCCCAAGTGCAGGAGTTAAATAATAGGTTGAAGAAAGTCCAAAATGAATTACACCTAAAGACTATAGAGGAGCAGATGGCACACCAAAAGATGGTTCTGTTTCAGGAAGAATCTGCTAAGTTCAAACGCTCTGCAGAGGAATTtaggaagaaagtagaaaaattaaTGGACTCGAAAGTCATTACTGAAAATGATCTTTCAGGCATAAAACTTGATTTCGTGTCtcttcagagagaaaactgtatAGCCCAAGAGAATGCTAAGCTATATGAAACAGATattaaagaattagaaggaaGACTTCAACAATATCGAGAGCAAATGCAGCAAGGAAAGAATATGGAAGCACATCATTATCAAAAATGTCGTAAACTCGAGGAGGAGCTGATGGCACAGAAACATGAGGTTGCAAACTTGAAGCAAAAAATGGACCAGCAGATAAAGGAACACGAGCATCAGTTAATTTTGCTTCAAAgtgagatccagaaaaaaaaattgactaaagaTTGTAGTTTCAAACCAGACTttgaaaggaaagtaaatgaatataaatattatggcGACCTGTCCTCTAGGGGAATTGAACAACTTCAGCAAAAGGCACAATCTCCTTTGATGAGTTGGGAATCAAAAGGTTTTCCAAGTGAACAGCTGGATGATAAAAGGCTCCATAAAGGTGCTCAACAGATAGCTAAAGAAGTGCAGTTCCGGTTGCCAAGAGCTAcactagaggaagaaaaaagccaACAATGCTACTCTGAGTATTTTTCTCAGACAAGTACTGAGTTACAGATAACTTTTGATGAAACAAACCCAATTACAAGATTATCGGAAAAGATAAGAGACAAAGCTCTATACAATTCGGTATCACCTGTTAAATATCAAGATGACATCTCTGAGATGGAACTGGTGAAACTCATGAAACCCTTGGAG ATAGCTAAGAACAAGCAGTATGATATGCATGTTGAAGTCACAACattaaagcaagaaaaagacCTAGTTCCAGATCATGAAGAGCGAATACTTGAAATATTCAGAACCTCAGATGGATTCAAGAAAGAATTACCTAAGTTGAATTCTACTAATTTAGAACAAGAGAATTTCCACAGTGTTAACAGAAATTATGAGTGTTCtgacaaagataatgaatttaagTTTCAGGGTCTCCAACACATGGTAACTGCTAGGCAGTTGGTTGAGGTGAAGCTTCTTGACATGGGCACACTTGAGCAGTTGCGCCTTGGTCTCAAGTCTGTGGAAGACATTCAGAAAAGTCTAAGCAAGTTTTTGACTAAATCCACTGCAATTGCAGGACTCTATTTGGAGTCTACCAAAGAAAGAATGACATTCACCTTAGCAGCAAAGAAAATAATCATAGATAAAGCCTTGGCTTTAGCATTTTTGGAAGCTCAAGCAGCAACAGGCTTTATTATTGATCCCATTTCAGGACAGAAATATTCTGTAGAGAATGCATTTATTAAGGGGATTGTTGATAATGAATTCAAAAACCAGCTCCTTGAAGCTGAAAAGGCAGTCTTAGGATATCTACATGGTTCAAAGAAGTTGTCAGTGTTTCAAGCTATTGAGAGCAGgcttcttgaaagaaaaaaaggaaagcatattCTGGAGGCCCAAGTTGCATGTGGGGGAGTCATTGATCCTGTGAGAAGTGTTCGAGTGCCTCCAGAAATAGCTGTGCAGCTGGGATTGCTGAATAATGccattttacaatttttacatGAGCCATCAAGCAACACTAGGGCTTTCCCTAACCCTAATAATAAACAAGCTCTCTACTACTCAGAACTATTGAGAATGTGTGTCTTTGACATAGACAGTAAATGCTTCTTACTTCcatatggagaaaggaaaatttcCAATCTTTCTGTAGAAAAAGCTCAGAAAATTTCTGTAGTAGATATAAAGACAGGAGCAGAACTGACTGCATTTGAAGCTTTTCAAAGAAATCTTATTGAGAAAAACACCTACTTTGAGCTCTCAAGACAGCAGTACCAATGGAAGGAAGCCACATTCTTTGATTCCTGTGGGAAGACTTCTCATCTGCTGACTGATGTTAAAACAGGATTACAGTTTAGTATCAGTGAGGCAGTAGAACAGGGAGTGATTGACAGAGCTCTGGTCAAGAAATGTCAGGAAGGCATCATCACAACCACTGAGCTTGCTGATACTTTGCTGAGCAAATTAGTTCCAAAGAAGGATTTAAATAGCCCAGTTGCAGGGTACTGGCTATCTGATTCTGGTGAAAGGATCTCAGTTCTCAAAGCTTCACGTAGGAATTTAATTGATCGAATTACTGCCCTTAGATGTCTTGAAGCTCAAGTCAGTACAGGTGGAATCATTGACCCACTCACAGGCAAAAAGTTTAGGGTGACTGAAGCTTTACATAAAGGGTTAATCGATGAGTCATTTGCCCAGCAACTACGGCAGTGTGAGGTGGTGTTCAGAGGGATTACTCATCCAGTCACTAACCAGCCTATGTCGATGGTTGAAGCTATGAGCACAAGTATTCAGAACATAGAACTTGGGATCCGATGCTTGGAGTTCCAGTACCTGACAGGTGGTTTAATCCATCCACAGTCTCACACAAGATTGTCAATAGAAGAAGCTCTAAAGGAGGGGATCCTTGATGTCCTTACTGCATCAAAGCTTAAAGATCAGAAGCCCCATGTCAGGGATATAATATGTtccaaaactaaaagaaaattgaCGTATAAAGAAGCCTTAGAGAAAGCAGATTTTGATTTTCACACAGGACTAAGACTCCTGGAAGCATCGGAGCCCCTCATGTCTGGGATTTCCAGTCTCTACTATTCTTCATAA